One Pseudobacteriovorax antillogorgiicola genomic region harbors:
- a CDS encoding endonuclease/exonuclease/phosphatase family protein: MLIARTIYYLISFSLSTSLLWPTRSLANDNTIRIATFNLWDVQAKDLQSGSDPRLKKAAAMIQSVQPDIILLNEIAYDQNNNGQRFADGFLAKSQGINLKPISYRSLATPSNTGVHSGFDFDNNGKIVSDPYINPREYGNDAWGFGEFPGHYALAVLVRKDLKILESQVRSFQKFLWKDLPGAMKPVDPKTGKSWYNAEEWLQFRLSSKTHLDVPVQLGDDTILHVLASHPTPPVFDGEEDRNGARNHDEIRFWAEYINGQRFITDDAGRRGGLPENAAFVILGDLNADPNDGDSIGNPMKRWLLSHPRILDYKPKLARYHDRTRFGYADDDDDTASWALRVDYVLPSDNFLVNQGAVEWDASVSDHGLVWLEITVK, encoded by the coding sequence ATGCTGATCGCCAGAACAATCTACTATTTAATATCGTTTTCCTTGTCAACAAGCCTATTGTGGCCTACAAGATCACTTGCCAATGATAATACAATTCGTATTGCTACGTTTAACCTTTGGGATGTCCAGGCTAAAGATCTTCAGTCAGGATCAGATCCTCGCCTCAAGAAAGCGGCTGCCATGATTCAATCTGTGCAGCCAGATATCATTCTTTTGAATGAAATCGCATACGATCAGAATAATAATGGCCAGCGATTCGCTGATGGCTTCCTTGCCAAGTCTCAAGGGATTAATCTTAAGCCCATCAGCTACCGATCTCTTGCTACTCCAAGCAACACCGGAGTTCATTCAGGCTTTGATTTCGACAACAACGGTAAGATCGTCAGCGACCCTTACATCAATCCCAGGGAGTATGGTAACGACGCCTGGGGATTTGGCGAATTTCCGGGGCATTATGCCCTTGCGGTGTTAGTTCGGAAAGACCTTAAGATCTTGGAGTCTCAGGTTAGAAGCTTTCAAAAATTTCTTTGGAAAGATCTGCCAGGAGCGATGAAGCCAGTTGATCCCAAAACAGGTAAGTCTTGGTATAACGCTGAGGAGTGGCTTCAATTCCGATTGAGTTCTAAGACTCATTTAGATGTACCCGTTCAATTAGGAGACGACACTATCCTACATGTCCTAGCAAGTCACCCCACACCACCTGTCTTTGATGGTGAAGAAGATCGAAACGGAGCTCGCAATCACGATGAGATTAGATTTTGGGCTGAATATATTAATGGACAGAGATTTATCACAGACGATGCTGGACGTCGAGGCGGTTTACCTGAGAATGCTGCCTTTGTTATTCTAGGCGACTTAAATGCTGACCCAAACGATGGAGATAGCATCGGCAACCCGATGAAACGTTGGTTGCTAAGCCACCCTCGTATTTTAGACTATAAGCCAAAGCTAGCCAGGTATCATGATCGTACTCGTTTCGGATATGCTGATGACGACGATGATACGGCTTCATGGGCCTTACGAGTTGACTATGTGCTTCCTTCTGACAACTTCCTAGTGAATCAGGGCGCTGTGGAGTGGGATGCCAGTGTTTCCGATCATGGTCTTGTCTGGCTTGAAATAACAGTTAAATAG
- a CDS encoding YkgJ family cysteine cluster protein produces the protein MSKAKAKKSALRQIKRRKKRLEHSKTASLNGFAYEVLTRDDVATEHKKAFRTLLNQTSVRLKSSDPDEDYKEAISLIEQAFTMEPKKISCGPQCSACCHQRVDILSMEEERIWQAVEDRQLVINQSRLDRQTASKGDWSQLEYTDRACVFLDEAHNCQIYDQRPLVCRRYYVLSEPKFCKTGDRGLIDYSSNFPCDTFLSALMNKYPSQSITSFVQKKLKS, from the coding sequence ATGTCAAAGGCCAAAGCCAAGAAGTCAGCCTTGCGCCAAATCAAGCGACGCAAAAAACGCCTCGAACATAGTAAGACCGCGAGCCTGAATGGCTTTGCTTATGAAGTTCTCACCCGAGATGATGTTGCCACAGAGCACAAGAAAGCCTTTCGTACTCTTCTCAATCAAACCAGTGTGCGCCTAAAGAGTAGCGACCCAGATGAGGACTATAAGGAGGCCATCTCACTGATTGAACAAGCTTTCACGATGGAACCTAAAAAAATTAGCTGTGGCCCTCAATGTTCTGCGTGCTGTCATCAAAGAGTCGACATCCTTAGCATGGAAGAAGAGCGTATATGGCAGGCTGTGGAGGATCGTCAACTCGTCATCAATCAGAGCCGTTTGGATCGACAAACAGCCAGCAAAGGGGATTGGTCGCAGCTTGAATATACCGATCGTGCCTGTGTTTTTCTCGATGAGGCTCATAACTGTCAGATTTATGATCAGAGGCCTTTGGTATGTCGTCGCTATTATGTTTTATCAGAGCCCAAATTCTGTAAGACAGGTGATCGAGGGCTCATTGATTATTCTAGCAACTTTCCCTGCGACACCTTTCTCAGCGCCTTGATGAATAAATACCCAAGCCAATCTATCACATCATTCGTTCAAAAGAAGCTTAAGTCCTAG
- a CDS encoding serine hydrolase: protein MGDKNHEIPYYNDYIHPRLKDYLISEGSPCDHDKDLIQFGQGGSLETPKALKFMTNIHLKVQNNLARVLKQRQMDRKFIDDRTRALTKVNRDSHVDYQSQYYCTSIGLADESNRIVFGPLTDNFHKAHGQSVAPYKEEWKGPQVTLFGPPQSPKMAINAMNSYHRRLENEPPIVESLLAKQYIRPRWGADLEDSKTPLRRDLMQAAENLKDCLDGSLSYKDPKNGKEYRLSDDHRSLPIKRFPGLALPCHFMFYRGEPIPLHIYDFALHLYHNWQNEDGLIFYVPKIENEEEAAYIKNMVASAELLLHEEFPDYKPGAIRLMIVLENPRAIFRVNEIMDALDPYFIGVSLGWHDYLGSTARLFKEDSNYRIPVKADPHIVIKHIKSSHELVARVVGERGGITVGGMYGILPLESDIQSPSFQVALKGFFEDTITQLRRGLNGFWLAHPDFVRIGLAIAIAWEEDETSRSKIIKDLADDLLDDPYASQIAELLDKNEPSSIDKDDPLFNRRLIVADLPESDYVKNNSPEEVRYNIFQSLQYLADWLSGNGCVALPTSIDGKAVRVMDDLATAERSRWEVWHEIYHGRFSLGDYIRIAYEEQIFIQQDLTSNEKSVQVKWDEHSKKWYPIAFQIMLQLMTDPEPVEFATELLLPFTIETIREAEDPLREAQNLCPGKYRLSPWLDRYLSYYDACACHRFAKTMADLPIMDSDAVSNFFQTLTIEEVQEAARHHGDIGAERASLDKKAASEQAGVSDDQDIREKLLSLGDQYKRLFGFKFLISAQGLSGSRMLESLQTRLRNSPSQELTHAQQALGAITLNRLQNQPPDSIAAKGESLAKQYGIVGTSLAVSENGSIQSLSWGDTKRGSEPVKPETRFDIASLSKSIASAFAMELMSEHLISIDDNVNRILELLDSPFRLTCRENPEWLEELAIKDLMSHTGLNMHYVKAIPLDQAPKNIYSLLHDPEEFGYESIEVIYQPGSRFSYSGAGFMVLEHIVDLLTKGQTFEHAKRFFSELDIHHMSLDRSDLSHSLAEPIQENGEPFSKGPFWFPGFAAGFKANAESVCRFLSHLEQAYHNLDGSGAISHDTAIKMLHGDDKGSVEFMGLEMGLGIFVGKAGQNRFAIHQGANEGFRAMFLHCFDGPDRGKGFTILCNGDNNGVPYLSRLAQLILTEKSYRGIDTHQFKQCSDLTSIAQEQIVNRGFKDLVFRCFEPLLPENIVDKGQLDPIAEFNILNDATITYVSDQSFARAENLISDRLPSFDPSLFGKQGKVMDSWETRRHNSKGVDEVQMNIQKLSKVRYIQISTEYHDGNHGAQASLYGRASDKQNWQPILEDFPLSGHSLHRIRLDNESPKYCQWRLKMYPDGGISRLGLYEDLPEDLKGQFKLQKDSRGKRFDYEIPKVSKLPSLPTSILSHLPTKKYDEKNFASSYRGARILDVSNEHYGPAEAILSPLPPLHMFDGFESARSRDRENFEYIKVQLAEPIAISHIEIDFTFFKNNNPNEISIVGFDNNKETELIKTSKTKAYAGNKLRLSIDSDQVFSAVGLKIFPDGGLNRLKVFRKELI from the coding sequence ATGGGTGATAAAAACCATGAAATACCTTACTACAACGACTACATTCACCCACGTCTAAAAGATTATCTAATTTCAGAAGGAAGCCCCTGCGATCATGACAAAGACCTGATCCAATTCGGCCAAGGAGGTAGCCTTGAGACTCCAAAAGCCCTGAAATTCATGACTAACATTCACCTAAAAGTCCAAAATAACTTAGCTAGAGTGCTTAAGCAAAGGCAGATGGATCGAAAGTTCATAGATGATAGGACCAGGGCTCTAACCAAGGTAAACCGAGACTCTCACGTGGACTATCAGTCACAATATTATTGCACCTCGATTGGACTTGCGGATGAAAGCAATCGAATTGTTTTCGGACCTCTTACTGACAACTTCCATAAAGCCCACGGACAATCAGTGGCTCCCTATAAGGAAGAGTGGAAAGGTCCTCAGGTTACACTTTTTGGGCCTCCACAGAGCCCTAAAATGGCGATAAACGCTATGAACTCCTACCATCGCCGCCTTGAGAATGAGCCACCGATCGTGGAATCGTTGTTAGCTAAGCAATATATTCGCCCTCGTTGGGGCGCAGATCTAGAAGACTCAAAAACACCCCTAAGACGGGATCTGATGCAGGCTGCTGAGAATCTAAAGGACTGCTTGGATGGGAGTCTTTCATATAAGGACCCCAAAAATGGCAAGGAGTATCGACTAAGCGACGATCATCGTTCCTTACCTATCAAGCGTTTTCCAGGTTTAGCACTTCCCTGCCACTTTATGTTCTATAGAGGAGAACCCATCCCCCTCCATATTTACGACTTCGCGCTCCACCTCTACCACAACTGGCAAAATGAGGATGGACTGATATTCTATGTGCCAAAAATTGAAAACGAGGAAGAGGCTGCATATATCAAGAATATGGTTGCTAGCGCTGAGCTTCTTCTTCACGAAGAGTTCCCAGATTACAAACCTGGAGCGATAAGGTTGATGATCGTTTTAGAGAACCCAAGAGCTATCTTTCGAGTCAATGAGATCATGGATGCACTAGATCCCTATTTTATCGGAGTTTCTCTTGGCTGGCACGACTACTTGGGCTCCACAGCTAGACTATTTAAAGAAGACTCAAATTATAGAATCCCGGTGAAAGCAGATCCTCACATCGTCATCAAACATATTAAATCCTCTCATGAGCTTGTGGCTAGGGTTGTAGGAGAACGAGGCGGCATTACTGTAGGAGGTATGTATGGTATCCTCCCCCTAGAAAGTGATATACAAAGTCCATCATTTCAGGTCGCATTAAAAGGCTTCTTTGAAGACACCATCACACAACTTAGGAGAGGCTTGAACGGCTTCTGGCTCGCTCACCCCGATTTCGTTAGAATCGGCCTAGCAATAGCCATCGCTTGGGAAGAGGACGAAACGTCACGATCCAAAATTATTAAAGATCTCGCCGATGATTTGCTTGATGATCCATATGCTAGTCAGATTGCCGAGTTGCTCGACAAAAATGAGCCATCGAGTATCGATAAAGATGACCCCCTCTTTAATCGGCGCTTAATAGTCGCAGACCTTCCAGAGTCAGACTATGTTAAAAACAACTCTCCTGAAGAAGTTCGATACAACATTTTTCAAAGTCTTCAGTATCTCGCGGACTGGCTCTCTGGCAATGGTTGTGTCGCCCTCCCGACTAGTATAGACGGAAAAGCCGTCCGTGTTATGGATGACTTGGCCACAGCCGAGCGCTCACGGTGGGAGGTTTGGCATGAAATTTACCATGGTCGCTTCTCCTTAGGCGACTACATTAGAATCGCCTATGAAGAGCAGATATTTATCCAACAGGATCTCACCAGCAACGAAAAGTCCGTTCAAGTTAAATGGGATGAGCACAGTAAAAAATGGTACCCCATTGCATTCCAGATCATGCTGCAGTTAATGACTGATCCTGAACCAGTTGAGTTTGCAACTGAACTACTGCTACCTTTTACGATTGAAACAATTCGGGAGGCGGAGGACCCTCTACGTGAAGCTCAGAACTTGTGCCCAGGGAAATATAGACTTAGTCCTTGGCTTGATCGGTATCTCTCCTACTATGACGCCTGTGCCTGCCATCGGTTTGCAAAAACCATGGCTGACTTACCAATCATGGATAGTGATGCTGTTTCGAACTTTTTTCAAACACTCACTATCGAAGAAGTTCAAGAGGCTGCAAGGCATCACGGTGATATCGGCGCCGAGCGAGCCAGCTTAGATAAAAAAGCCGCGAGTGAACAGGCAGGGGTAAGCGATGATCAAGATATAAGAGAAAAACTATTGAGCCTCGGGGATCAGTACAAAAGATTGTTCGGCTTTAAGTTTTTGATCTCGGCTCAAGGCTTGAGTGGCTCCCGTATGCTTGAATCGCTACAAACACGCCTTAGAAATTCACCCAGCCAAGAACTAACTCATGCTCAGCAAGCCCTCGGAGCGATTACTCTCAATCGACTTCAAAATCAGCCGCCTGACTCCATCGCCGCCAAAGGCGAATCTTTAGCCAAGCAGTATGGAATAGTAGGGACCAGCTTAGCAGTAAGCGAAAATGGTTCCATTCAGAGTCTTTCATGGGGTGATACAAAACGGGGCTCCGAGCCAGTTAAACCTGAAACCCGATTCGATATTGCTTCTCTTAGTAAGTCCATCGCCAGTGCTTTTGCTATGGAATTAATGAGCGAACACCTCATTTCGATCGATGACAATGTTAACAGGATCCTAGAGCTTCTCGATTCTCCATTTCGACTGACTTGCCGAGAGAACCCTGAGTGGTTGGAAGAGCTTGCCATAAAGGATCTTATGAGCCACACAGGGCTCAATATGCACTACGTAAAGGCAATCCCTTTAGACCAGGCCCCGAAAAATATCTATAGCCTGCTACACGACCCTGAAGAGTTTGGCTATGAGAGTATCGAGGTCATTTATCAGCCAGGCTCTAGATTCAGTTACTCGGGAGCCGGTTTCATGGTGCTAGAACATATCGTCGATCTTCTAACTAAAGGGCAAACTTTCGAACACGCCAAACGCTTCTTCAGTGAGCTAGACATCCATCATATGAGTCTGGACCGCTCTGATCTCAGTCATTCATTAGCCGAACCGATCCAAGAGAATGGTGAACCCTTCTCGAAAGGGCCATTTTGGTTTCCAGGCTTTGCAGCAGGCTTTAAAGCCAACGCAGAATCTGTTTGTCGCTTCTTGAGTCATCTAGAGCAAGCCTACCACAATCTAGATGGCTCCGGAGCTATCTCTCATGACACTGCAATAAAGATGCTCCACGGTGATGACAAGGGCTCTGTGGAGTTTATGGGATTAGAAATGGGACTTGGCATATTCGTTGGAAAGGCTGGTCAAAATCGGTTTGCAATCCATCAGGGTGCTAATGAGGGATTTCGAGCGATGTTTTTGCACTGTTTTGATGGTCCCGATAGAGGAAAAGGCTTCACGATCCTATGCAATGGTGACAATAATGGAGTGCCTTATCTTTCCCGATTAGCTCAATTGATACTTACAGAGAAGTCCTATCGAGGTATTGATACTCATCAGTTCAAACAATGCTCAGACTTAACGTCCATAGCTCAAGAACAGATAGTTAACCGCGGATTCAAGGACTTAGTATTCAGATGTTTTGAGCCTCTCTTACCGGAAAACATAGTTGATAAGGGACAGTTGGACCCTATAGCTGAATTTAATATCTTAAATGACGCAACTATTACATATGTGAGCGATCAGAGTTTTGCACGAGCCGAGAACTTGATTTCTGACAGGCTCCCATCGTTCGACCCAAGCTTGTTTGGTAAGCAGGGGAAAGTCATGGATAGCTGGGAAACACGACGCCACAATTCGAAAGGTGTTGACGAAGTCCAGATGAATATTCAGAAACTCAGTAAAGTCCGGTATATTCAGATTTCCACCGAATACCACGACGGCAATCATGGTGCTCAAGCGTCACTATATGGACGTGCTTCGGACAAGCAAAATTGGCAACCTATCTTAGAAGACTTCCCACTTTCGGGTCATAGTCTACACCGAATTCGGCTTGACAACGAGAGCCCTAAGTACTGTCAATGGCGGCTCAAGATGTATCCAGATGGTGGGATCAGCCGCCTCGGTCTCTATGAAGACCTTCCAGAAGACCTCAAAGGCCAATTCAAACTCCAGAAGGATAGTAGAGGGAAACGGTTTGACTACGAAATTCCCAAAGTTTCAAAGTTACCATCCCTCCCGACGAGCATTCTAAGTCATTTGCCAACTAAGAAGTATGATGAAAAAAACTTTGCTTCAAGCTATCGGGGAGCCAGGATTCTAGATGTTTCCAACGAGCATTATGGCCCCGCGGAAGCGATACTTTCTCCGCTGCCACCACTTCATATGTTCGATGGATTTGAGAGTGCCCGCAGTCGCGATAGAGAAAACTTTGAATATATAAAAGTGCAGCTAGCAGAGCCAATTGCAATTTCTCATATCGAAATCGACTTCACGTTTTTTAAGAACAACAACCCTAATGAGATCAGCATCGTCGGTTTCGATAACAACAAAGAAACTGAGCTTATCAAGACTTCAAAAACAAAAGCCTATGCCGGTAATAAGTTGAGACTTTCGATCGATAGTGACCAAGTATTCTCGGCAGTCGGTTTAAAAATCTTTCCCGACGGCGGTCTTAATAGACTGAAAGTCTTCCGAAAAGAGCTTATCTAA
- a CDS encoding ATP-binding protein, with product MTAWIFLLALLTPCITLADTSLFHKISVYRFAEENHFDIDKGVADIRGLNSQEITKIYGEILFVPETWVDPHSFNSERFEELKAKSVITRMNQKTYNHPNETVSAHWGTYLLKIKNDYSSPLGMEITRIYHPQVSYIVTGNNIIKALEFGNLSRESTKNPEYRITNTPLIQFETQDDFYLISHVSSKRNGSNISLIHHSMLFIGDYYYLRSMIQNRSLIRQSFIGCFLILAVFYGFIWLFRRSNYSSFLLSLYAFSGFTLSLLYSLETNQTPSEYLNTFTAANAICIGVLQQLLLYINRSYLPQKLVKRLSAFCLALSIITVISIWLEILTVSRVLFVSKFALSIIFLIAALVIGFRNKITGLSYLLMGITGMILFQAPLLQIYTSGSETEQGYYILTANFCMVLSLALANAKEFSVTYRRSLRQQRQLKEFNHNLESLVDEKTREVRSLFDHIPQGVLSIRQQGLIGSDYSAHLKSIIEHDDIEQKSFKDEILCSTDLSGDRIDQIWQTILLCIGERDLNFEVNADKFPSEFGYNINGKLKFLKATWNYQASSEGVIQSILVTLLDVTSERILELETTFQRIEMNRLQELANVPTGKAEQFFSTSEQLLQENERLILGANIREEQIKMLFVNAHTIKGAARTLHLTDLAKVIHHAEEHYSEILRGEPPNMKRLQCDIEECKQTWVSYKKINEEKLNRLSDIGKVKVDREFIEQHYYFLKSFISQESILSDSIIEIIHKHTQTLTDMIFEQLPGVFEEYKNRAIKIARDLDKEEPNFDVSAPDLGIPSQAKITLDQCMIHLLRNSLDHGIESIDERKRANKSVHGTIKMHAKVSDGLLEIHMSDDGRGMALDQLKETGIKKGILNQDSTQQEIAESVFHTGVSTAQSVSEISGRGVGMEAVRRFLDEIDGSIQLVLGLEKKPGYYDFEFIIKIPVFPLESQQLSLKSS from the coding sequence ATGACAGCATGGATATTTCTACTAGCACTCCTTACGCCATGCATTACACTTGCTGATACCAGCCTATTCCATAAAATCAGCGTGTATCGCTTCGCTGAGGAAAATCATTTCGATATAGATAAAGGTGTTGCTGACATCCGAGGTTTGAACTCCCAAGAGATCACTAAGATTTATGGGGAGATCCTCTTTGTTCCCGAGACATGGGTCGACCCTCATAGTTTCAATTCGGAGCGATTTGAAGAACTGAAAGCGAAGTCAGTCATCACAAGGATGAATCAAAAAACATATAACCACCCCAACGAAACTGTTTCAGCTCATTGGGGAACCTATCTTCTTAAGATCAAGAATGACTATTCTAGTCCTTTGGGAATGGAGATAACTCGCATTTATCACCCTCAAGTTAGCTACATTGTTACTGGCAACAACATTATTAAAGCTCTTGAATTTGGGAATTTAAGTAGAGAATCAACCAAGAACCCTGAGTACCGCATAACCAACACTCCTCTGATTCAATTTGAAACGCAGGATGATTTCTATCTAATCTCCCATGTTAGTTCCAAACGAAATGGCAGCAATATAAGCTTAATCCATCACTCCATGCTATTCATAGGAGACTACTATTACTTAAGGTCTATGATACAAAATAGGAGTCTAATTCGACAAAGCTTTATCGGTTGTTTCCTTATCCTCGCTGTATTTTATGGATTTATATGGCTATTTCGACGATCAAACTATTCATCGTTTTTGCTTAGCCTCTACGCCTTTAGTGGTTTTACTCTCTCCTTACTTTACTCCTTGGAGACAAATCAAACACCATCCGAATACTTAAATACGTTTACCGCTGCCAACGCAATCTGTATAGGTGTTCTCCAACAACTGTTGCTCTATATCAATCGAAGTTACCTTCCTCAGAAGCTAGTTAAGAGACTCTCTGCCTTTTGTCTAGCGCTAAGTATCATCACTGTCATTTCTATATGGCTAGAAATCTTAACAGTCTCAAGAGTACTATTTGTCTCTAAATTTGCCCTCAGTATTATATTCTTAATTGCTGCTCTTGTGATTGGTTTCAGAAACAAGATCACAGGACTGTCCTATCTACTCATGGGCATCACAGGCATGATCCTATTTCAGGCACCACTTCTTCAAATATATACTTCAGGGTCTGAAACCGAACAAGGTTACTATATCCTCACAGCAAATTTTTGTATGGTTCTATCCCTCGCGTTAGCCAATGCCAAGGAATTTTCTGTTACCTATCGCCGGAGTTTGCGCCAGCAACGTCAGCTTAAAGAGTTCAACCATAACCTTGAGTCCCTTGTAGACGAGAAAACACGAGAGGTTCGATCTCTATTTGATCATATTCCACAAGGCGTCTTATCAATTCGCCAGCAAGGCCTGATTGGATCCGATTATTCTGCCCACTTGAAGTCGATCATAGAGCATGATGACATAGAACAGAAAAGCTTTAAAGATGAAATTCTTTGTTCGACTGACCTCAGCGGCGATCGTATCGACCAGATCTGGCAAACGATACTGCTATGTATTGGAGAACGGGATCTCAACTTTGAAGTGAATGCAGATAAATTCCCCAGTGAATTTGGCTACAACATTAATGGTAAACTCAAATTTCTAAAGGCTACTTGGAACTATCAAGCATCAAGCGAAGGAGTTATACAGTCTATTTTAGTGACACTACTTGATGTCACCTCGGAGAGAATATTGGAGCTAGAAACAACCTTCCAAAGAATCGAGATGAATCGACTCCAGGAGCTTGCCAATGTGCCTACTGGAAAAGCGGAACAGTTTTTTTCAACCTCTGAACAACTACTTCAAGAGAACGAAAGATTGATTCTTGGAGCCAATATTCGAGAGGAACAAATTAAAATGCTATTTGTCAACGCACATACCATAAAAGGAGCCGCTCGAACTTTACACCTCACTGATTTGGCGAAAGTGATCCACCATGCCGAGGAACACTATTCCGAAATTCTACGGGGCGAGCCCCCGAATATGAAGCGGCTTCAGTGCGACATCGAGGAATGTAAACAAACTTGGGTTAGCTACAAAAAGATCAATGAAGAAAAGCTCAATCGTTTAAGCGATATCGGTAAGGTAAAGGTAGATCGAGAGTTTATTGAGCAACACTACTATTTTCTAAAGTCTTTCATAAGCCAGGAATCGATTCTATCTGACAGCATAATCGAAATTATTCATAAACACACCCAAACACTAACCGATATGATCTTTGAACAACTCCCAGGTGTTTTCGAGGAGTATAAGAATCGAGCTATCAAGATAGCAAGAGATCTGGATAAAGAAGAGCCAAATTTCGATGTCAGCGCACCAGATCTTGGCATACCCAGCCAAGCCAAGATCACGTTGGACCAATGCATGATCCACCTGTTAAGGAACTCACTTGATCATGGAATCGAATCGATAGATGAACGAAAAAGAGCAAATAAGTCAGTCCATGGCACTATCAAGATGCATGCAAAAGTTTCTGATGGTCTGCTTGAAATTCATATGAGCGACGATGGTAGAGGTATGGCACTGGATCAACTAAAAGAGACTGGCATCAAGAAAGGAATTCTTAACCAAGATAGCACTCAGCAGGAGATTGCTGAAAGCGTCTTTCATACTGGTGTCTCGACAGCTCAGTCTGTATCGGAGATTTCAGGGAGGGGAGTTGGAATGGAGGCCGTCAGGCGATTTCTAGATGAAATCGATGGCTCCATCCAACTTGTCTTAGGTCTCGAAAAAAAGCCAGGCTACTACGATTTTGAGTTTATTATTAAAATACCTGTCTTCCCTCTTGAATCGCAGCAACTTAGCTTGAAAAGCTCCTAG
- a CDS encoding HmuY family protein, which yields MFRILFVLALVTSCGRSSDKNSHHMSGEDSIISGDQASDESVPQEAKELGLPVAITQNGAIYEVEVDASSREDAVFLIFKDGSLALGSAESQWAISVKRTQFQTNSGTSGSLGFGTFDTEQSDFSAIENCNPSSMSYDEDLPIPGPPGAGTFSGNPVLNAWYNYDSNTHQVSSKNHIYLIAREGECFKFQINAYNDGVYRFTLEDLSHSMELPGEDEGTIPDDEGPVVIDASSTDSTVYLKFLDGNLLITDAMDNWHLSIKRTLFQTNSGTSGSLDFRAGAAEMPFEAMSECSVTGLIADEMLPVPGPPGSGEFSGNAILNDWYDYDVQTHTVSPKDLAFLLSDSKSCFMFQILSYQDGVYELKTTELPVGNISEPEDLSQHLGIDASSSIEAVFIGFHEGQLTATSSDGQWVLSVKRTMFQSNSGSSGDGSFGVYESALTFEDIITCDFETLSFDEALPVPGPPGSGTFSGNPVLNDWYNYDSVTHQVSSKEAVYVVSDGDMICFKIQVLSYIDGLYQVRSEELSLQEEPI from the coding sequence ATGTTTCGTATTCTATTCGTCCTCGCATTAGTAACCTCATGCGGACGCAGTTCAGATAAAAATAGCCACCATATGAGTGGTGAGGATTCAATTATTAGTGGGGATCAGGCTTCAGACGAGAGTGTACCTCAGGAAGCAAAAGAGCTAGGATTGCCTGTTGCAATCACACAGAACGGCGCGATTTATGAAGTCGAGGTTGATGCTTCGTCACGGGAAGATGCTGTTTTCTTAATCTTCAAAGACGGGAGCCTTGCATTAGGAAGTGCTGAAAGTCAGTGGGCTATCTCGGTGAAACGAACGCAGTTTCAAACCAATTCAGGAACCAGTGGTAGCCTGGGGTTTGGTACTTTCGATACCGAACAATCAGACTTTTCCGCTATCGAAAACTGCAATCCTAGTAGTATGTCCTATGATGAAGACTTACCGATTCCAGGACCTCCAGGGGCCGGGACATTTTCAGGAAATCCAGTTCTAAATGCATGGTATAATTACGATTCAAATACTCACCAAGTTAGCTCTAAAAACCATATCTACCTGATTGCCCGTGAGGGTGAGTGCTTTAAGTTTCAGATCAATGCCTATAACGATGGAGTCTATCGTTTTACTTTAGAGGATCTCAGCCATAGCATGGAATTGCCTGGGGAAGATGAGGGTACTATCCCAGATGATGAAGGACCAGTTGTAATAGATGCATCGTCTACAGACTCAACAGTTTACCTAAAGTTTTTGGATGGCAATCTACTGATAACAGATGCAATGGATAACTGGCACCTTTCTATAAAAAGAACCCTGTTTCAAACCAACTCAGGAACTTCCGGGTCCCTTGATTTTCGTGCCGGTGCGGCAGAGATGCCGTTCGAGGCGATGTCCGAATGTAGTGTGACAGGCCTTATCGCCGACGAGATGCTCCCGGTCCCAGGTCCTCCTGGATCAGGCGAATTCTCAGGCAACGCTATCCTCAATGATTGGTATGACTACGACGTTCAAACCCATACCGTATCTCCAAAGGATCTGGCCTTTCTATTAAGCGATAGCAAGTCGTGTTTTATGTTTCAAATTCTTAGTTATCAGGATGGAGTCTACGAATTGAAGACTACTGAGTTACCAGTTGGGAATATATCAGAGCCTGAAGATCTTAGTCAGCATCTTGGAATAGATGCCAGTTCATCTATAGAGGCAGTTTTCATCGGCTTTCACGAAGGTCAACTGACAGCTACTAGCTCTGATGGACAGTGGGTTTTGTCGGTGAAGAGAACAATGTTTCAATCAAACTCTGGTTCCAGTGGGGATGGTAGTTTCGGAGTCTATGAGTCTGCTCTTACATTCGAAGATATCATCACTTGTGATTTTGAAACTTTAAGCTTTGACGAAGCCCTACCGGTCCCAGGACCACCCGGATCTGGAACATTTTCAGGAAATCCTGTATTAAATGATTGGTATAACTACGACTCCGTAACTCACCAAGTCAGCTCGAAAGAAGCGGTATATGTAGTTTCCGATGGAGATATGATCTGTTTTAAGATTCAAGTTTTGTCGTATATAGATGGCCTTTATCAAGTTCGATCTGAGGAATTAAGTCTTCAGGAAGAACCGATCTAG